From a region of the Bradyrhizobium diazoefficiens genome:
- the galE gene encoding UDP-glucose 4-epimerase GalE yields the protein MKKTVLVTGGAGYVGSHCCKVFAMAGWNVVTLDNLSRGWRDAVRWGPLVECDIRNSAGVRAVLETHKPDLVAHFAALAYVGESVADPAIYYDNNTRGTLALLEAMRAAGCRRILFSSTCASYGVPRHTPIDETHPQAPINPYGWSKMIIERMLEDFGRAYELSSVSLRYFNAAGCDPDGEIGERHEPETHAIPLAIEALRRPDRPFTILGTDFPTPDGSAVRDYIHVNDLAQAHLLAGDMLLARSGAHVFNLGTGVGTSVLELLEAVKRVSGNAPVVRRGPRRSGDPPTLVASFSKAERELGWRPRQSSIDFIIETALRWSDGNRPA from the coding sequence AAGGTATTTGCGATGGCGGGCTGGAACGTCGTGACGCTCGACAATCTGTCCCGGGGTTGGCGCGATGCGGTGCGCTGGGGACCGTTGGTCGAGTGCGATATTCGCAATTCAGCCGGCGTGCGCGCCGTGCTGGAAACACACAAGCCAGACCTCGTCGCGCACTTTGCGGCGCTCGCCTATGTCGGCGAATCCGTCGCAGATCCGGCCATCTATTACGACAATAATACGAGAGGAACGCTTGCCCTCCTGGAGGCGATGCGGGCGGCCGGCTGTCGGCGCATCCTCTTTTCCAGCACGTGTGCCAGTTACGGAGTACCCCGGCACACCCCGATAGACGAAACACATCCACAGGCACCGATCAATCCGTATGGTTGGTCCAAGATGATCATCGAGCGTATGCTGGAGGACTTCGGTCGCGCGTACGAGCTGTCGTCGGTTTCGCTGCGCTATTTCAACGCGGCCGGCTGTGATCCCGACGGCGAGATCGGCGAGCGTCACGAACCGGAGACGCATGCCATTCCGTTGGCGATCGAAGCGCTGCGACGGCCCGATCGGCCTTTCACCATTCTGGGAACGGACTTTCCGACGCCGGATGGCAGTGCAGTCAGGGACTATATCCACGTCAATGACCTCGCGCAGGCGCACCTGCTCGCAGGTGATATGCTGTTGGCTCGAAGCGGTGCTCATGTCTTCAATCTCGGTACGGGGGTGGGCACGAGTGTGCTCGAATTATTGGAAGCCGTGAAGCGTGTCTCCGGAAACGCCCCGGTCGTCCGCCGCGGCCCACGCCGTTCTGGCGACCCGCCCACGCTCGTCGCCTCCTTTTCTAAAGCCGAGCGGGAGCTCGGCTGGAGGCCGCGGCAATCAAGCATCGACTTCATTATCGAGACTGCACTCAGGTGGAGCGACGGCAACCGGCCGGCATAG
- a CDS encoding glycosyltransferase, translated as MKMIDIPFTGIGLGRGVAHVSVTSASEVAETPLSEGMTVFWRAGQPIGHVLMHEGQITDARIDHIDATFLSAVDSKMRTPTKARLSASVVICTRDRPDELRKCLSSLPRQTHPPREIIVVDNASRDRRTRDVALAAAATYIREDRPGLDIARNAGALQATGDIVAYTDDDVLLHPCWLEQLTCAFDSPQIGAVTGLVLPAELATEAQRHFETYWGFGKGYREQDYDSAIFRSHRGQVLPTWDIGAGASMAFRREVFQAVGLFDERLDVGQAGCSGDSEYWYRLLAAGYTCRYTPASVAFHFHRRTMDGLASQIYHYMRGHAAALLVQYERTGIRANRRLAYYHKPRWYLHRLLRKAVDGESIRDRFLKEELTGYLAGLLFYHRRRLQR; from the coding sequence ATGAAGATGATCGATATCCCGTTCACAGGAATTGGACTGGGAAGAGGGGTGGCGCATGTCTCCGTGACGTCGGCTTCCGAAGTTGCGGAAACGCCGTTGAGCGAGGGCATGACGGTGTTCTGGCGCGCCGGCCAACCGATCGGCCATGTGCTGATGCATGAAGGCCAGATCACCGACGCCAGGATCGATCATATCGACGCCACCTTTCTGTCAGCCGTCGATTCCAAGATGCGAACCCCGACGAAAGCGAGGCTCTCGGCGAGCGTGGTGATCTGCACGCGCGACCGTCCGGACGAGCTGAGAAAATGCTTGTCGTCGTTGCCGCGGCAGACCCACCCTCCACGAGAAATCATTGTGGTGGACAACGCATCGCGCGATCGGCGGACGCGGGATGTCGCTTTGGCCGCGGCAGCGACCTATATTCGCGAAGATCGACCGGGTCTGGACATTGCGCGCAATGCCGGCGCGCTCCAAGCGACCGGAGATATTGTCGCCTATACGGACGACGATGTGCTGCTTCACCCGTGCTGGCTGGAGCAACTGACATGTGCGTTTGACTCTCCCCAGATCGGTGCGGTGACTGGGCTCGTGCTTCCCGCCGAGCTCGCGACCGAGGCGCAACGGCATTTCGAGACCTATTGGGGATTTGGCAAAGGCTATCGCGAGCAGGATTACGATAGCGCGATCTTCCGATCGCATCGCGGTCAGGTCCTTCCCACGTGGGATATCGGCGCCGGAGCGAGCATGGCGTTCCGGCGCGAGGTGTTTCAGGCCGTCGGACTTTTTGATGAGCGCCTGGACGTCGGTCAAGCCGGCTGCTCGGGCGACTCGGAGTACTGGTATCGATTGCTTGCGGCCGGCTATACGTGTCGTTACACCCCGGCGTCAGTCGCATTCCACTTTCACCGCAGGACGATGGATGGCCTGGCCAGCCAGATCTATCACTACATGCGCGGTCATGCGGCCGCACTCCTGGTGCAGTATGAGCGAACCGGAATCCGAGCGAACCGACGATTGGCCTACTATCACAAGCCGCGTTGGTATCTCCATCGGCTGCTCCGGAAAGCGGTGGACGGAGAGAGCATTCGCGACCGCTTCCTGAAGGAAGAACTGACGGGGTATCTCGCGGGACTGCTATTCTATCATCGGCGAAGGCTGCAAAGATGA